Proteins encoded within one genomic window of Oncorhynchus tshawytscha isolate Ot180627B linkage group LG02, Otsh_v2.0, whole genome shotgun sequence:
- the nabp2 gene encoding SOSS complex subunit B1 isoform X2 yields the protein MTTETHVKDIKPGLKNLSVIFIVLETGRVTKTKDGYEVRTCKVADKTGSISISVWDEVGGLIQTGDIIRLTKGYASVFKGCLTLYTGRGGELSKIGEFCMVYSEVPNFSEPSPEYSNMDQMKNKTIIYFPGSR from the exons ATGACGACCGAGACCCATGTCAAGGACATCAAGCCAGGACTCAAGAATCTCAGTGTCATCTTCATCGTACTTGAAACAG GACGAGTGACAAAGACAAAGGATGGGTATGAGGTGCGGACCTGTAAGGTGGCCGACAAGACCGGCAGCATTAGCATCTCAGTTTGGGATGAGGTAGGGGGACTGATCCAAACCGGTGACATCATCAGACTCACTAAGGG ATATGCGTCTGTGTTCAAAGGTTGCCTGACTCTGTACACGGGTAGAGGTGGAGAGCTGTCGAAGATTGGAGA GTTCTGCATGGTGTATTCAGAGGTACCAAACTTCAGTGAGCCTAGCCCAGAGTACTCTAACATGGACCAGATGAAGAACAAGACT ATTATTTATTTCCCAGGTAGTCGGTGA
- the nabp2 gene encoding SOSS complex subunit B1-B isoform X1, with amino-acid sequence MTTETHVKDIKPGLKNLSVIFIVLETGRVTKTKDGYEVRTCKVADKTGSISISVWDEVGGLIQTGDIIRLTKGYASVFKGCLTLYTGRGGELSKIGEFCMVYSEVPNFSEPSPEYSNMDQMKNKTVVGDQGNILNNNNNSSAGNETTNGNGVNSQGSRSSTNPQQGGQAGSDVGSRAANPGAGGTAVSNGKETRRSAKR; translated from the exons ATGACGACCGAGACCCATGTCAAGGACATCAAGCCAGGACTCAAGAATCTCAGTGTCATCTTCATCGTACTTGAAACAG GACGAGTGACAAAGACAAAGGATGGGTATGAGGTGCGGACCTGTAAGGTGGCCGACAAGACCGGCAGCATTAGCATCTCAGTTTGGGATGAGGTAGGGGGACTGATCCAAACCGGTGACATCATCAGACTCACTAAGGG ATATGCGTCTGTGTTCAAAGGTTGCCTGACTCTGTACACGGGTAGAGGTGGAGAGCTGTCGAAGATTGGAGA GTTCTGCATGGTGTATTCAGAGGTACCAAACTTCAGTGAGCCTAGCCCAGAGTACTCTAACATGGACCAGATGAAGAACAAGACT GTAGTCGGTGACCAAGGAAACATActgaacaacaacaataacagctCAGCTG GTAATGAAACTACCAATGGGAACGGTGTAAACTCTCAAGGTTCCAGGAGCTCGACTAATCCTCAACAGGGAGGGCAGGCTGGCAGTGATGTTGGCAGCAGAGCAGCCAATCCAGGAGCAGGAGGGACAGCTGTCAGCAATGGAAAGGAGACTAGACGTTCAGCAAAAAGATGA
- the LOC112215957 gene encoding serine/threonine-protein phosphatase 6 regulatory ankyrin repeat subunit C, whose amino-acid sequence MGVQNITDQTPLVQAIFSRNAEEVKFLLHKNEEVNALDQERRTPLHAAACLGDVHIMDLLINSGASINAKDQGWRTPLHRAAASQNEKAVGLLLRQDAEVNARDKFWQTPLHVAAANRATRCAEALIPKLSSLNVADRSGRTALHHAAHSGHVEMVNLLLNKGANLSASDKKERQPIHWAAYLGHLQIVKLLVSRSADAMCRDKRGYTPLHAAAASGQIEVVKYLLRLGSEIDEPNAFGNTALHMACYTGQEAVANELVNRGANVNQPNHHGGTPLHLAAVSTNGALCLELLVNNGADVNMQSKEGKSPLHMAAIHGRFTRSQILIQNGGDIDCVDKYGNTPLHVAAKHGHELLISTLMTNGADTARQGIHGMFSLHLAVLYGFSDCCRKLLSSGQLYSIVSSLSNEYVLSAGFDINTPDSLGRTCLHAAASGGNVECLNLLLSSGADLSKKDKLGKAPLHYAAANGSYQCTVALVSAGAEVNELDQKGCSPLHYAAASQTFCRVDRHYSVGHQSEERAKEDFFCLEYLLDNGADPALRNTKGYSAVHYAAAHGNKQNLELLLEMSFNCLGDVESSVPVSPLHLAAYNGHCEALGVLSETLVSLDVRDAGGRTALYLAAQKGHAQCLEVLLSHGVSCHLRERRNKWTPLHVAASNGQTDCLLMLVNRGEKADIIDIADVQGQTALMLAALGSHTDCVHILLEKGAGVDAADKRGRTALHRAAVMGSEDCVSALLEHDASALCRDFRGRTPLHLAASCGHMELLRSLLQGATRTDPLDSMLDYSGYTPTHWAAYHGHEDCLDILLEHKPFSIQEGNPFTPLHCALINGHDGAAELLVETVGPQMVNIRDAKGRTPLHAAAYSESVGGLQLALVQGAEVNAVDTTGRSALMVAADNGRTAAVEILLHQAKADLTLLDVNDNTALHLACSKAHEMCALLILGEISDPSLINATNSALQMPLHIAARNGLATVVQVLLSQGAAVMAIDEEGHTPALACAPNKDVADCLALILSTMKPFPPKDASAAASFGLNLLKHCGIATTCGPLPNGTLHHAYAKDRHGTAGLDGCFTE is encoded by the exons ATGGGAGTACAAAACATAACAGACCAG ACTCCACTGGTCCAGGCTATATTTAGCCGGAATGCAGAAGAAGTGAAGTTTTTGTTGCACAAGAATGAAGAAGTCAATGCACTG GACCAAGAACGCCGTACCCCCTTACATGCTGCTGCGTGTTTGGGTGACGTTCACATTATGGATCTTCTCATTAATTCAG gtgctaGTATTAACGCTAAGGACCAAGGCTGGCGGACTCCCCTGCATCGGGCAGCTGCCTCACAGAACGAA AAGGCCGTGGGGCTGCTGCTGAGACAGGATGCGGAGGTCAATGCCAGGGATAAATTCTGGCAGACGCCGTTGCATGTGGCTGCAGCCAACCGGGCCACACGCTGCGCTGAGGCTCTCATCCCCAAGCTGAGCAGCCTGAACGTGGCGGACCGCTCCGGCAGGACTGCTCTGCACCACGCTGCACACAGCGGCCATGTGGAG ATGGTGAATTTGCTCCTCAACAAAGGGGCCAACCTGAGTGCCAGCGAtaagaaggagaggcagccaatcCACTGGGCCGCATACCTCG gGCATCTGCAGATCGTGAAGCTTCTTGTGTCGCGGAGCGCGGACGCCATGTGCAGGGACAAGCGCGGTTATACCCCGCTCCACGCTGCAGCTGCCAGCGGCCAGATTGAGGTGGTTAAGTACCTGCTGCGGCTGGGGTCAGAG ATTGATGAGCCTAACGCCTTTGGGAACACAGCGCTCCACATGGCGTGCTACACGGGCCAGGAGGCGGTGGCCAATGAGCTGGTGAACCGCGGCGCCAACGTCAACCAACCCAACCACCACGGTGGCACGCCGCTACACCTGGCCGCTGTCTCAACCAACGGGGCACTCTGCCTCGAGCTGCTAGTCAACAACGGTGCTGACGTCAACATGCAG agTAAAGAAGGGAAGAGCCCTTTGCACATGGCCGCTATTCACGGGCGCTTCACCCGCTCCCAGATCCTTATCCAAAACg GTGGGGATATAGACTGTGTAGATAAATATGGCAATACTCCTCTTCACGTTGCTGCTAAGCACGGCCACGAGCTGCTGATAAGCACCCTGATGACTAACGGTGCTGACACAGCCAG acAAGGGATTCATGGGATGTTTTCGTTGCATTTGGCTGTGCTCTACGGGTTTTCAGACTGTTGTCGCAAGTTACTCTCCTCAG GTCAGCTGTACAGCATTGTATCATCTCTAAGCAACGAGTATGTGCTGTCAGCCGGGTTTGACATAAACACCCCAGACAGCCTGGGGAGGACCTGCCTGCACGCCGCTGCCTCTGGAGG AAACGTTGAGTGTCTTAACTTGCTGTTGAGCAGTGGTGCCGACTTGAGTAAAAAGGACAAACTGGGAAA AGCTCCTTTGCACTACGCTGCTGCGAATGGGAGCTACCAGTGCACGGTTGCCTTGGTGAGTGCTGGTGCCGAGGTGAATGAGCTGGACCAGAAAGGCTGCAGCCCCCTGCACTACGCTGCCGCATCGCAGACCTTCTgccg AGTGGACAGACATTACTCAGTCGGACACCAGAGTGAGGAGAGGGCAAAGGAGGACTTTTT TTGTTTGGAGTATCTGCTGGATAACGGGGCTGACCCGGCTCTGAGGAACACCAAGGGTTACAGCGCAGTCCACTACGCAGCAGCCCACGGAAACAAGCAGAACCTGGAGCTG CTCTTGGAGATGTCGTTCAACTGTCTGGGAGACGTGGAGAGCAGTGTTCCAGTTAGCCCTTTGCACTTAGCC GCGTATAACGGTCACTGTGAGGCGTTGGGGGTGCTGTCTGAGACGCTGGTGAGTCTGGACGTTCGGGATGCGGGGGGGCGCACCGCCCTATACTTGGCGGCCCAGAAGGGACACGCTCAGTGCTTGGAGGTCCTGCTGTCCCATGGGGTCTCCTGCCACCTCAGGGAGCGGCGCAACAAGTGGACCCCACTCCAtgtcgcag CTTCCAACGGCCAAACAGACTGTCTGCTCATGCTGGTCAACCGAGGGGAGAAGGCTGACATCATCGACATTGCCGACGTACAGGGACA gacggCTCTGATGCTGGCAGCTCTGGGCAGCCACACTGACTGTGTCCACATCCTGCTGGAGAAGGGAGCCGGGGTCGACGCCGCCGACAAGCGAGGCCGCACTGCCCTACACAGAGCT GCGGTGATGGGCAGTGAGGACTGTGTGTCGGCCCTGCTGGAGCATGATGCTTCGGCTCTGTGCAGGGATTTCCGGGGGCGCACCCCCCTGCACCTGGCCGCCTCCTGCGGCCACATGGAGCTTCTGCGCAGCCTGCTGCAGGGCGCCACACGCACCGACCCCCTCGACTCCATGCTGGACTACAGCGGATACACTCCCACCCACTGGGCCGCTTACCACG GGCACGAAGACTGTTTGGACATTTTACTTGAACACAAACCTTTTAGTATCCAGGAAGGAAACCCCTTCACCCCATTGCACTGTGCTCT AATAAATGGCCATGATGGTGCTGCTGAACTACTGGTAGAGACGGTCGGACCTCAGATGGTGAACATCAGAGACGCCAAAGGAAG GACCCCGTTGCATGCAGCTGCCTATTCGGAGAGTGTTGGCGGGCTGCAGCTGGCCCTGGTCCAGGGGGCAGAGGTCAATGCCGTGGACACCACAGGACGCTCCGCCCTGATGGTTGCCGCCGACAACGGACGGACCGCAGCCGTCG AGATCCTGCTGCACCAGGCCAAGGCAGACCTGACCCTGCTGGATGTCAACGACAACACCGCCCTTCACCTGGCCTGCAGcaag GCTCATGAGATGTGTGCCCTGTTAATCCTGGGAGAGATCAGCGACCCCTCCCTCATCAATGCAACAAACAGTGCACTGCAAAT GCCCCTTCATATCGCAGCGAGGAACGGTCTTGCTACAGTGGTCCAGGTGCTCCTCAGCCAGGGGGCAGCTGTGATGGCTATAGATGAGGAGG GCCACACCCCGGCCCTGGCCTGTGCCCCTAACAAGGACGTGGCGGACTGCCTGGCCCTGATCCTCTCCACCATGAAGCCTTTCCCTCCCAAAGACGCCAGCGCCGCCGCTTCCTTTGGCCTCAACCTGCTGAAGCACTGTGGCATCGCCACCACCTGCGGGCCCCTGCCCAACGGCACCCTGCACCACGCCTACGCCAAGGACCGCCACGGCACCGCCGGCCTGGACGGCTGCTTCACTGAGTGA